Proteins co-encoded in one Pseudarthrobacter chlorophenolicus A6 genomic window:
- a CDS encoding FtsK/SpoIIIE domain-containing protein: MTLHWTLVRAAGPGSGDPPLELTIEAPAGTAGTEIHHHLARQFDTGEITVQGIRLGSLSVGTAPLVAGAVLVDAGGAGPPVRKQLSRISSEAEAGLALAVHSGSGAGTVVALARGSFTIGRSGARISIDDAEMSRKHAKLTVTDTGIFIEDLDSSNGTWVDGRRIRNAAVSTASDIRCGSSVMSLVFADSLPGPIADAGASVADPLTVTAGTDHGNRAILVLTATLPLAIGIGLAVFTGMWMFLAFAGASAVSVLIPLLTGRKQRRETAAAVAAAVQKDKERRRRAGPSLATVALRAQRLGSHREGAGDGRIWLRLGLGIQPANISVQPAGAVRGRPSAGALPILLNPSRPETVFRGARPGLDAMIRALVMQLAGYPRGIATRVVIHGQPEVLPLAARFLPRVVLTATGESCRRHLSESFSGDGPHGVLILGGPFDCRETDNTLAATGIQLGWQVLRFTTPGEPASNADVELSEPESSLACQEAHVKFVPDLAPAKVFDAFCRNLAAGEDGRARGDCVPDTCALEEVMPLSAAATAARWQTAEQATGLAVPLGLSAGGVRSWDLDGDGPHLLVAGTTGSGKSELLRTLIVGLALSHPPELVNFLFVDFKGGSGLGPLADLVHCVGLLTDLSASELDRTLASLRAEIRLREEALAAAKVPDLASYRSATDTAGPALPHLVIIIDEFRMLVDDAPEVLRELMRIAAIGRSLGIHLVMATQRPQGALTADIRANVTSSIALRVQSDMESHDIIGTKAAAGIGLDRPGRAFLARGTEPAQEFQAATLNLSGRETRNGALHVQRTFDFLRAVEGGAPGRQTQTPAQAARPYIVLVRTLWAARGGSLPRQPVAPPLPHDLREPVAGQEQARSRSATGSRPDWSIELGAMDLPHAQCVLPLTWEPTRNGHLALIGSASSGAAEALDLAIRRLLAHPRESHCYFLDAPGGLQHAAGHRRTGAHVGIHELRRAVRVLERLVRELGKRLSRPDQGAIPLVLVISGWGSWVSAFRSGPLAWAEDLVQDLVRDGQRAGITVAISGERELATARFGGSLPNRLFFPAASNEDSRLAWPRMPSTAPVKGRAVAFGPVAGSEPAVCQVYDLATADQWQRDTDTELSAKSGTPPFRIESLPPLVSATDVQESAANPASFVAGAGSTPSGLLIGVGGDELSPVRLHLPAGGVFAILGRPGGGKSNSLRALRILNPQACWVYPPDTAEPNRFWTSLLLDPASRTAAGRRILIADDADHLSPDALTALAELQSRGHTVLLTANYNPLLLQRLPLVMASRAHGAGLLLAPRSLADGDLFGVRFEAEPAAPPGRAVLISGGASAALQVAWTPPGAEAAGSGRRQCGL, from the coding sequence ATGACACTCCACTGGACGTTGGTGCGCGCAGCCGGCCCCGGTTCCGGTGACCCGCCACTGGAGCTGACCATTGAAGCTCCAGCCGGAACTGCCGGGACCGAAATCCACCACCATTTGGCACGCCAGTTCGATACAGGGGAGATTACAGTCCAGGGCATCCGCCTGGGCTCCCTCAGCGTTGGCACCGCTCCCCTTGTCGCCGGCGCCGTGCTCGTCGATGCCGGCGGTGCCGGCCCGCCGGTCCGGAAGCAGCTGTCCCGGATTTCCAGCGAGGCGGAGGCCGGGCTTGCACTGGCTGTCCACAGCGGTTCAGGGGCCGGCACCGTTGTTGCCCTTGCCCGCGGCTCCTTCACGATTGGAAGGAGCGGCGCACGGATCTCCATTGACGATGCCGAAATGTCGCGGAAGCACGCGAAGCTCACCGTCACGGACACAGGCATCTTCATCGAAGACCTGGACAGCTCCAATGGAACCTGGGTGGATGGCCGGAGAATCCGGAATGCGGCGGTGTCCACGGCATCCGACATCCGGTGCGGATCGTCGGTCATGTCCTTGGTTTTCGCAGACAGCCTTCCAGGGCCAATAGCAGATGCAGGCGCTTCTGTTGCGGACCCCCTTACCGTTACCGCCGGCACGGATCATGGAAACCGCGCCATCCTCGTGCTGACCGCAACGCTTCCCCTGGCCATCGGGATCGGTTTGGCCGTCTTCACGGGCATGTGGATGTTCCTGGCGTTCGCCGGCGCCTCCGCCGTCTCCGTGCTGATCCCGCTGTTGACAGGGCGAAAGCAGCGGCGGGAAACCGCCGCCGCAGTCGCCGCGGCTGTCCAGAAGGACAAAGAACGACGACGGCGGGCCGGGCCGTCCTTGGCCACCGTCGCCTTGAGGGCGCAGCGCCTTGGATCCCACAGGGAGGGTGCCGGGGATGGCAGGATCTGGCTTCGACTCGGACTGGGCATCCAGCCCGCGAATATCAGCGTCCAGCCCGCCGGCGCAGTCCGGGGCCGGCCTTCCGCGGGTGCGCTGCCGATCCTCCTCAACCCGTCCCGACCGGAGACGGTATTTCGCGGAGCACGCCCGGGGTTGGACGCCATGATCAGGGCGCTGGTCATGCAGCTGGCGGGTTATCCCCGGGGCATTGCGACCAGGGTGGTCATCCACGGCCAGCCCGAGGTCCTTCCACTTGCTGCACGGTTCCTTCCCCGCGTTGTCCTCACGGCAACCGGCGAGTCGTGCCGGCGGCATTTGTCAGAGAGTTTTTCCGGGGACGGCCCGCACGGAGTCCTCATTCTGGGGGGCCCGTTCGACTGCCGGGAAACGGACAACACCCTTGCCGCCACCGGAATCCAGCTCGGATGGCAGGTCCTTAGATTCACAACCCCGGGAGAGCCAGCCAGCAACGCCGACGTGGAACTGTCCGAGCCGGAATCGTCCCTCGCCTGCCAGGAAGCCCACGTGAAATTCGTGCCCGATCTGGCGCCTGCAAAGGTCTTTGACGCGTTCTGCCGGAACCTTGCAGCCGGAGAAGATGGCAGGGCACGCGGAGACTGCGTCCCGGATACGTGCGCCCTGGAGGAAGTCATGCCTCTATCAGCGGCCGCAACAGCTGCGCGGTGGCAGACGGCGGAGCAGGCGACGGGGCTGGCAGTTCCGCTGGGGCTCAGCGCCGGAGGCGTCAGGTCCTGGGACCTTGACGGCGACGGGCCGCATCTTTTGGTGGCTGGGACCACCGGCTCGGGGAAGTCGGAGCTTCTGCGCACCTTAATTGTTGGGCTGGCACTAAGTCACCCGCCGGAACTGGTGAACTTCCTGTTCGTTGACTTCAAGGGCGGCTCCGGACTGGGCCCCTTAGCCGACCTCGTGCACTGCGTAGGGCTGCTGACGGACTTGTCCGCCAGCGAGTTGGACCGCACGCTTGCGTCACTGCGGGCCGAGATCCGTCTCCGCGAAGAGGCACTCGCCGCGGCCAAAGTGCCTGATCTGGCGTCCTACCGGTCCGCCACGGATACGGCCGGCCCCGCACTCCCCCATCTGGTCATCATCATCGATGAGTTCAGGATGCTCGTGGACGACGCCCCGGAGGTCCTGCGGGAGTTGATGCGCATCGCCGCCATCGGACGGTCCCTCGGCATCCATCTGGTGATGGCCACGCAGCGGCCGCAGGGAGCGTTGACAGCCGATATCAGGGCCAACGTGACCTCAAGCATTGCGCTGCGGGTGCAGTCCGACATGGAATCCCATGACATTATCGGCACCAAAGCTGCGGCAGGCATCGGATTGGACCGCCCAGGTCGCGCGTTCCTTGCACGCGGGACTGAGCCTGCCCAGGAATTCCAGGCGGCAACACTGAACCTCTCCGGCAGGGAGACCCGAAACGGTGCACTTCATGTTCAACGCACCTTCGATTTCCTGAGGGCAGTCGAAGGGGGTGCACCTGGCCGCCAAACGCAAACCCCAGCGCAGGCCGCACGGCCCTATATTGTATTGGTCCGCACGCTTTGGGCAGCACGGGGTGGGTCCCTTCCCCGGCAGCCAGTGGCTCCTCCCCTTCCGCATGACCTCCGTGAGCCTGTGGCTGGACAGGAGCAGGCACGCAGCCGGTCGGCAACCGGATCGCGGCCTGATTGGTCTATTGAGCTCGGCGCCATGGACCTGCCCCACGCCCAATGCGTCCTTCCCCTCACCTGGGAACCAACCCGGAACGGCCACCTGGCACTCATTGGCTCTGCCTCCTCCGGCGCCGCTGAAGCTTTGGACCTCGCAATCCGCCGCCTGCTGGCACACCCGCGTGAGTCGCACTGCTACTTCCTCGATGCCCCTGGCGGACTCCAGCACGCCGCCGGCCACCGAAGGACGGGGGCCCATGTTGGAATCCACGAACTCCGCCGCGCGGTCCGGGTACTGGAGCGGCTGGTCCGCGAGCTTGGCAAGCGCCTCAGCCGCCCGGATCAAGGGGCCATTCCGTTGGTGCTCGTCATCTCCGGGTGGGGATCCTGGGTGTCTGCCTTCAGGTCCGGACCGCTTGCGTGGGCTGAGGACCTGGTACAGGATCTGGTCCGGGACGGTCAGCGCGCCGGGATAACTGTCGCCATATCCGGTGAACGGGAACTGGCCACCGCCCGGTTTGGCGGGTCGCTACCCAACCGGCTGTTCTTCCCCGCAGCCTCCAACGAGGACAGTAGGCTCGCTTGGCCCAGGATGCCTTCCACCGCACCTGTGAAAGGGCGGGCCGTGGCTTTCGGACCAGTCGCCGGAAGCGAGCCTGCGGTCTGCCAGGTCTACGACCTCGCCACGGCGGACCAATGGCAACGGGATACAGACACGGAGCTAAGCGCAAAGTCGGGAACACCGCCCTTCCGGATTGAGTCATTGCCTCCGCTCGTCTCAGCGACGGACGTTCAGGAGTCTGCGGCCAACCCCGCTTCATTCGTGGCCGGCGCCGGTTCCACCCCTTCCGGACTGTTGATTGGCGTGGGTGGGGACGAACTCTCCCCGGTCCGCCTCCACTTACCCGCCGGCGGCGTTTTCGCGATTCTTGGCCGCCCCGGCGGCGGTAAAAGCAACAGCCTCCGGGCGCTGCGGATCCTGAACCCGCAAGCCTGCTGGGTGTATCCGCCGGACACTGCCGAGCCGAACAGGTTTTGGACATCGCTGCTGCTGGACCCCGCGTCCCGGACCGCGGCAGGGCGCCGGATCCTCATCGCCGACGATGCCGACCACCTGTCTCCCGACGCGCTGACCGCCTTGGCGGAACTCCAGTCACGGGGCCACACCGTCCTGTTGACAGCAAACTACAATCCCCTGCTGCTCCAGCGACTCCCCCTTGTCATGGCGTCCAGGGCTCACGGCGCCGGGCTGCTGCTCGCGCCGCGCTCATTGGCGGACGGAGACCTCTTCGGCGTTCGCTTCGAAGCGGAGCCTGCTGCTCCTCCGGGCAGGGCAGTGCTGATTTCCGGAGGAGCGTCCGCCGCACTGCAGGTTGCCTGGACGCCACCCGGGGCTGAGGCCGCCGGCAGTGGGAGGCGCCAGTGCGGGCTATAG
- a CDS encoding acyltransferase, with protein MSTIAASADVSPDSVIGSGSKVWHLAQVRESARLGSNCVIGRGAYIGPGVVLGDNCKVQNYALVYEPAVLAPGVFIGPAVVLTNDVFPRAVTPDGSLKTEEDWDKVGVTVREGAAIGARAVCIAPVTIGAWATVAAGAVVTKDVADFALVAGVPARRVGWVGRAGHPLKQEGTLWVCPRTGAKYVETDGELGEV; from the coding sequence GTGAGCACCATTGCTGCCAGTGCCGATGTTTCCCCCGATTCCGTCATAGGGTCCGGTTCCAAAGTGTGGCACCTGGCCCAGGTCCGGGAATCCGCGCGGCTGGGGAGTAACTGCGTGATTGGGCGCGGTGCCTATATAGGTCCGGGAGTGGTCCTGGGAGACAACTGCAAGGTGCAGAACTACGCCCTCGTCTATGAGCCTGCCGTCCTTGCCCCGGGCGTCTTCATAGGACCTGCGGTGGTGCTCACCAATGACGTTTTCCCGCGGGCGGTCACGCCCGACGGGAGCCTGAAGACGGAGGAGGACTGGGACAAGGTAGGGGTGACCGTCCGGGAAGGCGCCGCCATTGGAGCGCGGGCCGTATGCATTGCGCCCGTAACGATCGGCGCTTGGGCCACCGTTGCCGCAGGTGCGGTCGTCACCAAGGATGTGGCGGACTTTGCCCTTGTCGCGGGGGTGCCTGCCCGCCGCGTTGGATGGGTTGGCCGGGCCGGGCACCCCTTGAAGCAGGAAGGGACCCTTTGGGTCTGTCCCCGGACCGGGGCTAAGTATGTGGAAACGGACGGGGAGTTGGGTGAGGTATAA
- a CDS encoding WhiB family transcriptional regulator translates to MDWRNRAACLEKDPELFFPVGNTGPALLQIEEAKSVCRRCPVVDTCLQWALESGQDAGVWGGMSEDERRALKRRAARARRAS, encoded by the coding sequence ATGGATTGGCGTAACCGCGCAGCGTGCCTCGAGAAGGATCCGGAACTCTTCTTTCCTGTAGGGAACACAGGACCGGCCCTCCTGCAGATCGAGGAAGCCAAGAGTGTCTGCCGCCGGTGCCCGGTAGTCGACACCTGCCTCCAGTGGGCACTTGAATCCGGCCAGGACGCCGGCGTTTGGGGCGGCATGAGCGAAGACGAGCGCCGCGCCCTCAAGCGCCGGGCAGCCCGGGCACGCCGCGCCTCATAA